GATCATGACTtaaatttaagtttaaaaagTCATATTACAACAAGTAATGGGTCCGATCAGGTTTCATGCTGCCAAATCCGATCACTTAAGATAACCGATATTGATCAAGTGGATTGGCTGTAAATATCTTTGATTTAGTTATAAATGCTGCTTGCTACATGATCTGACAAAAATTAACCATAATAGTACACAGTAATTTAGataaaaacaggttttcatATTACTGGATTATTTATTGATATCagtctcatccatccatccatccattttctaacgcgtctgtcccttgtggggtcttcagctgtcaatgggcaagaggtggggtacaccctggacaggtcgccagtctaccGTAGGGCAGATATCAGTCtcataatctttattttttttctgtagtttttgaGTTTTCcacattattttcattttacatagtAGTTTAGTTGAAGGTTACtggtttagtttttaaataatttgttggCTAAAGTAATCTAAAGGTATACAGCCACGttatgtttctaaaaaaaaaaaaaaaaaaaaactctttgaaCGATGATAAAATGAAGTtctatacaccaagcctccatcatgatagtgttttgatgctCCTTTTTGAGGCTAGGTAGAATCCATTAGTAGGTGCGatgaacagatataaacagacctGGGGACATCTACAGACAGTATCTCAGAACTAtaataatgccggtttgctttaataataaaacagtaataaataatgccggactgaacctgaccctctgcaatgccttgcaataaagcggcagctcgtGTGATTGAAGAACAATTGttgttaattaaatacaccgatctacagcaactttaagagcctcatatcagaatatttactcacatcagtcaactctgtggtcacataTGACCattggcaggtttagcgtctgcttcagtgaccACCAacggtcatactgtattcccagcgacattccactCTTTCTGTcttggaataatattttttttgcattttttttcactggatcttggaccattctgcattgtatcgctgggagatgctaatagccattagccacttccttgttttatcccctgctgtgcatgcgcagtgtTGTAATTcctatgttgttaaaaataaacacaaaatgctttatttaacaaactgagcaaaaacaaagcgtaaaacaccgaaataataactaatacgccagcaggaccaGATAATCTTTCACATAAacattgtatgcaaccagagtgacctattgacataaaaaaaaaatcaaataacgtGGGTATGCACCTTTAACTGGAAGTTTAATTATTgtgttaatatatttttttgtattttggaaATAAGTTTGTGTTTCTTCTGTTAATGTGAGTGGTACTTACTGTTTGAGGATCTATTGTTCTGAAAAAAGACACACCTCACCAGGTATAGCTAcgtctgtaaaatatttaccGGTAGCGGGGCCCCAAGTGTGAGAGCAACAGACGGAACCCAGAGTCTTCCACCACTGAGAAAGGGTCATCTAGCCTGTTGAATTTCATTATTCTTCAGGTTATTTGTTTAACCTTCTGAATGTCACGTTAATACCGGTGGGTGTTGGCAATTGTGGGCCGCGTTATCTGACTCTCTTCTTTTCATTCTCTACAAATGAGCCTCAAAAACTCACAATAGTCTGCCCTGTGCTTATTCTTTAAATGTATGAAATTCGTTTGGTTAAGGCGTACTTTTTCACGGACATCAGAAGGTAATGATCAGTGGACGATTGATCAGAATGCCTCTAAATTCTATAGTTATGATAAATATAGAGCTTCTAACATGCTAATTAAGAACTCGCTCCTTTTTTGGCAGCTGAGCCAAAGGAGCCAAGAGTCACTGTATGCAGAAAGAGAGGAAAGTGATTTGGAGATATTTTAAAGGCAGTTTATTTATGCTTGaatttcaatttactttttacctttttgataGGTAATgtgtaattgtgtttttatgtcttgtgtgttttctgtgcacacaaagaaaacaagtaGAGTGACTTGGCACACCATTTAATACAAGGGACAAGTCACaaggctattttattttgttaaaatgttgcattttgattaataaatctctttaaaatctgATATAAAATAGCCTACAGAGACAGCTTGcatggatgttaattttactaGAAATGGTTGAGATGTTGAGTTTAGAACTTTTTTAGTTGCTACAGATGCATCATTTgcttaataaaaatgttcagtgtACACTGAAGACATGTCATGTTATTGCATCTTAGACAATGaaatgtggattttatttttaaacgaaCTGACTTATTGGTTTTCATGCATTTTCTATGTACTGTATTTTATTACTTATGTTTAATTAGTTAAATTAACAATCTACAGAATGTGCCAGTTTTGTTATACAATTACTTGAATGCTAGTAAAATGGATAGAATACtcgattaataaaataattgctaGCTACAGCCCTCGTTTATTTATCACCACTTAAGGAATCACATTCTTTTAATGATTTGAATGTAGAtctgtattttaatttatgaTACTTGGTTGTTGTGTTCCTCGAGGCTCTATGCTAGGTCccagttttattttgtgataCATACCTTTGGGATCTTTCCTTAGAACATAAAATATcccttttctctgccttttccTATAAATTTCAATCCTATCTGACATTAAACAAACATATCAGGGATGTTTTGAAGTTTTTTCATTAGAGTTTAAATTAGTTCGGTGCTTTGAAGgattttaaatgcagtttttccACATCAAAACAAGCTAGAAATATTCTCATGTATAAAATTTACTGTAAAAGCGAAATGGTCTTTTTGGGcttttaactgaataaaaggcCTTTGAAAAACAACTCAGTTGGCAATTTTTGATGTTATAAGTTTTAGATGAGTGTAAATGTCTTTACAATGGTTTTGAGAAAGctataaatagttttatttcgAACTAGATATATCATTACTGTCTCATGTGTGCACATAGAGATTAGTCATCTGTTCATATTCTGCAGATGATACAAAATGCTGCCACACATCTTGTTGCTGAGTTCTGCATAATTTCTGCACCTGTTTTGGCTTCACTCCACTGGTCTCCTGTCCATTACAAGATTTAATATAATAACCTTGTTATTGGGAAATATACATTATATCATATCAGACCTGGTGTGTAGAACTTTTTTTATCTAAtaggtgatttattaattttttaactggttttaaaatttttacTTCAAGTGGATCCATTTcagaatgttttgttttattgtctcATAGTTATCACTATATAACAGTGTAAACTCATTCTTCACAGGTACATGATGCTGATCAATGGAAAGAACGAAGTGTACATGATCGACAGGGACAACACGATCTTCCACATAGCAAACCTCGAGTTCCCTTTCCGGAAGGATCTACGCGTCCATTTATCCAAAACGCTACTGGATGGGgtaaggagtttttttttttgtttttttttgcatatacaCGTGCTCCTTTTCTTGGCTTTTAAATACTTTCATATTCTGTACGACTTCTCTCACATTCCCAGTTCCACCTGGTCCCCCTTCCGTCTTTACCGTGGTCACATTCTTATAAGGCGCCCGGTGCTCAGTGTTGCAGAAAATTGACGCCGTTTTAGAAATCTTAGGTGAAGGCATGGTGACGCATGTGTCACTGGGAAGGCAACGTTTGCCAGGATAGGCTGACAGGAACACGATCACGCGTGTTCTGAAGAAATTGGTCATTAATTGTTACACAGTTTCCTGTATGTGTGGGCTTCGCTGCAACCCAATGCTGTGCACGAGGGGGCTCAATTACTTCCTTTTGTGCTGCAGAAGCAGGGCCCGGCTCCCACTGACATGTTTGTGCTGCATAGGTCACATAGGTCCCTGCTCCCCCAAGCAGCAGGGGGACGAGTATGAGTCATTTTACTCTTCCTCACTGAGAAAACATACAAAAGGAAATTGACTGTGCTCGGGCACAAGTCATCATAAATTTGATCACAGCTTCCTGCACGTGTTTCCATTTAGTGGAAAAGATGAGGAGATGAGAGatacattttttgtgtgtgtttgttttgctttaaattttttgcttgtgttttactgttttatgcAAAGCGGCCTCCTTATTGCTGAGCAGTTACAGGCTAATGTGGCAAATTTAGCTTCCACGCTCAGACAGGACGTCTAATTGCTGTGCATATTGTCGCTCATTTGACGGAGCGGCACGGATGGATTTTTAAGTTGCCACAAGCTTTGTTTTGACTCTTGTTTATTCATGAGTTGATGCTTTTGGCTTTCAGTTTATAGAGACTGTCCCCTGCTGCTTATGAGGAGCAGTGGAAGAAGAAGCTTTCTGTTGTTTCATTCGTGGCACATGACAATGATCTGTTTCTCTACATGCTTTTAGTTGTAGTTTTTAATGATCCTGAGTCTTGACATTTAGTTTAGATTTTGTGTTATGCTGCCACGCAGATTCAATTCCTGGTGGCTTTCTTTGGCTGCACTGGTGCGTTCATCTGTCGCTTTCCTTCGTTGCGATGGTTCAGTGCGCCAGATGCACGGTGATGGCAGCTTGCTTTGTTGCATCATTTCTTCTCCTCAGCCCTCATGTCAGGGTTACGCATGtctccctctccccaatttacTTCATTTCTCCTATCCTCTCCACCAGTCTGGCTTTGGCAATCTATTTTAAATATTCAGCTCTCTTCGTAACACATGTGACACCTGgaatttatataatttaaaatctttGGTCACAATTAAGCTTAACAGATGAGCTGAAAACTTTTTGCAGAGAattataaagttgttttttgagTCAATGTAGCAGTAGTTAGAGAGGTAATGTAGATTATGTCTCAATTTTGCTTAATGTTTACCACAAAAACATAACTGCCCGTTTAAAATCTATTAATTTTTAATTGTAGTTGATTACCTTGCTTATCTTACCTTACATTCACACGTAGTTTTACTCAGCGTCAGTTGCAGAAGCTTAGTCTAATGCTGAAAGGAAACATTTTGTGCTCTGCTAAAGATGACTGAGCTGCCGCAGCAGAGAAATGTTAGctggaaaaagatttaaatggGCCCCGCATTTCCAAACGATACTTGGCAAGTAAATTTAACCATCTGTCATCACTGTCCACTGTTTCCCTACAATGTTCCAGCCTGTTGGTGTGCACTGAAGGCAGATGAGGCACTGGTGTGGTCCACTGTTGTGTTTCTCTTCCCTTAGATCGGACAGCAGGTGCTCTGGAATTGTTCAGTCTGCGTGAAAACAAGATTGGAGGTTGATTTGAAAACCTACTGAacaaaatttgaagaaaataaatagaagtATTTCTCTTTGCTTCATGTTTGTTTGGGTACAATCTCCAAGTCAGATATGTGTTTTAGCTGCACACAGTCTTAAAAAGTCAGGAAAAATCTGGAAACTGTTTTAGGTAACTTTCTGGGACAAGTATACAGAAAAGATGGAGTATTGATAGATGTTTGTATTTCAAGTCATCGTTCTATTTTCCTTTGTTTACATGATGAATGtctcaataaaaaataacatctagTGGATCCAATCAGAATCTATCAACATATTTGTCCATTCATATCCATCTAGCAGCCCATCTTTCCATCCACCAAATTGTCCATTCCTCTGTGGATTCATCATTCTTTCTGTCCGTCCGTCAGTGAATCAGTTTGCCCTTCCATTGATCAGGTGGTCCATCCCGTCCGTCCTTTCAGTATGCTGGAATCAGACAACTCGGGTGCAAAGATGGAGTACActgtaaatgtaacatttaccCCTTTCACACTTTTGACCTTTCCCAGTAATTTTCTGGTATTTTAGTGGGTCAGGGATACGTGTGAATAAAGCCAGAACGAATTCACCTGGTAGAACTGCCCCGGCAATTTACCGGGTCAAGACCTAGTTTCATACCCAGTAATTTACTGGGACCGCTCTAGTCTGAATAAAGCTGTTACATTCCCGGGGATGGCACGCATTTTGTGATTACATTTGACGTTCATAGTCCTCACTGCTTTGACTGAAAAATGTACTGAAATGATATTCCTTCTGTAGTCTTCATAAAGCTACTAACCACTGAGAGAACCACTGGTCCCAAAGCTGTAGTTTGTTCTGGCTAATCAGCT
The Fundulus heteroclitus isolate FHET01 unplaced genomic scaffold, MU-UCD_Fhet_4.1 scaffold_802, whole genome shotgun sequence DNA segment above includes these coding regions:
- the LOC118562085 gene encoding mRNA-capping enzyme-like: MMLINGKNEVYMIDRDNTIFHIANLEFPFRKDLRVHLSKTLLDGEMIIDKVNGQPVPRYLIYDIIKFNVSTLHF